In Hamadaea flava, a genomic segment contains:
- a CDS encoding DUF72 domain-containing protein — MWTHKAWQGHLMPAGGDRLRAYASWCDAVEGNTTFYATPSRATVETWARQVGEDFRFVVKLPKTITHERRFHGVDEELRGFLDAIEPLGGRTHALWLQLPGSFAPADVPALESFLRRLPPDHRYAVEVRHRAFFEDARASAALEGVLAGVDAEWIPFDTTAFFQAAPTSEAERDAWGKKPRMPKRERALTSRPVLRYLGRDDTERTVEGWQPWLDVVAGWLREGRSPTVFLHTPDNADAPVLARRFHDEVRARVPGLEPLPEAEPVEQGTLF, encoded by the coding sequence ATGTGGACGCACAAGGCGTGGCAGGGCCATCTGATGCCGGCCGGCGGGGACCGGCTGCGGGCGTACGCGAGCTGGTGTGACGCCGTCGAGGGCAACACCACGTTCTACGCCACCCCGTCCCGGGCGACCGTCGAGACCTGGGCTCGCCAGGTCGGCGAGGATTTCCGGTTCGTGGTGAAGCTGCCGAAGACGATCACGCATGAGCGCCGGTTCCACGGCGTCGACGAGGAGCTGCGCGGGTTCCTGGACGCGATCGAGCCGCTCGGCGGGCGTACGCACGCCTTGTGGTTGCAGTTGCCGGGTTCGTTCGCCCCAGCCGACGTGCCGGCGCTGGAGAGCTTCCTGCGCCGGCTGCCGCCGGATCATCGGTACGCCGTCGAAGTCCGCCACCGCGCCTTCTTCGAAGACGCTCGCGCCTCGGCGGCGCTGGAGGGCGTACTGGCCGGGGTGGACGCGGAGTGGATCCCGTTCGACACGACGGCCTTCTTCCAGGCGGCGCCGACGAGCGAGGCGGAGCGGGACGCGTGGGGGAAGAAGCCGCGGATGCCTAAGCGGGAACGGGCGCTGACCAGCCGTCCCGTCCTCCGGTACCTCGGCCGGGACGACACCGAGCGGACCGTCGAGGGCTGGCAGCCGTGGCTCGACGTGGTCGCCGGGTGGTTGCGGGAAGGCCGGTCGCCGACGGTGTTCCTCCACACGCCGGACAACGCCGACGCCCCCGTGCTCGCCCGGCGTTTCCACGACGAGGTACGCGCCCGCGTACCAGGACTGGAGCCGTTGCCGGAAGCGGAGCCGGTCGAGCAGGGCACGCTGTTCTAG
- the sigJ gene encoding RNA polymerase sigma factor SigJ, with amino-acid sequence MALTTHDVDLFEAARPRLGAIAYRMLGSAAEAEDAVQETYLRWRTVDVDRIEVPEAWLTKVLTNICLNLLTSARARRETYVGQWLPEPLLAGDPMLGPLETVEQRESVSYAVLTLMERLSPNERAVYVLREAFDYSHREIAGILDLTEAGSQQLFHRAKQHVAEGKARTRVDDATARRIVDEFLAAATSGKTEPLVKLLTQDVVSIGDGGGKVPARAKAYEGAVAVAKFLRGLFKPSQGIRTVLGGIPDVYASLANGAPALVAVLDGRVIGVMCLDVTADGITAVRNQVNPDKLVRATARFTTSDHGEAAL; translated from the coding sequence ATGGCTCTGACAACGCACGACGTCGACCTGTTCGAGGCGGCGCGGCCGCGGCTCGGGGCCATCGCCTACCGGATGCTGGGGTCGGCCGCTGAGGCCGAGGACGCAGTGCAGGAGACCTACCTGCGGTGGCGGACCGTCGACGTCGACCGCATCGAGGTGCCCGAGGCCTGGCTGACGAAGGTGTTGACCAACATCTGCCTCAACCTGCTAACCTCCGCACGGGCTCGCCGGGAGACCTATGTCGGGCAGTGGCTGCCCGAGCCGCTGCTCGCGGGGGACCCGATGCTCGGCCCGCTCGAGACCGTCGAGCAGCGCGAATCCGTCTCGTACGCCGTCCTGACCTTGATGGAGCGGTTGTCGCCCAACGAGCGCGCGGTGTACGTGCTGCGTGAGGCGTTCGACTACTCACACCGGGAGATCGCCGGCATCCTGGACCTCACCGAGGCCGGCAGCCAGCAGCTGTTCCACCGGGCGAAGCAGCACGTCGCCGAGGGCAAGGCCCGGACGCGGGTGGACGACGCGACCGCCCGGCGGATCGTCGACGAGTTCCTCGCCGCCGCGACCAGCGGCAAGACCGAACCGCTGGTGAAGCTCCTGACGCAGGACGTGGTCTCGATCGGCGACGGCGGCGGGAAGGTCCCTGCCCGGGCGAAGGCGTACGAGGGGGCGGTCGCGGTCGCGAAGTTCCTGCGTGGCCTGTTCAAGCCGAGCCAGGGGATCCGGACCGTGCTCGGCGGCATTCCCGACGTGTACGCGTCGCTGGCGAACGGCGCACCCGCCCTCGTCGCAGTACTCGACGGCCGGGTCATCGGCGTCATGTGCCTGGACGTCACGGCCGACGGCATCACCGCCGTGCGCAACCAGGTGAATCCCGACAAACTGGTCCGCGCGACGGCCCGGTTCACCACGTCCGACCACGGCGAGGCGGCGCTCTGA
- a CDS encoding NAD(P)/FAD-dependent oxidoreductase, with protein MQHRIVVLGAGYSGAIAAGRLAKRLHRDEVAITLVNAEPDFVERVRMHQVATGQTLKHRPFREMFAGSGVDLKIAKVTNVDVDRRTVSVTGSSGVETLSYDTLVYALGSGWNAQGVPGTTEFAEELASRPGALRLRQRLTALGAGQPVAVVGGGLTSVEAVTEIAEARPDLDISLVVRGALGDWLSAKGQGHLRKVLGKLGITVHEHAQVTQVAADTVATADGRSIPAAVTVWTAGFAVHPIAAASTLDVTETGQIVVDDTMRSVSHPDVYAVGDAAYAMGVGGKPLRMSCASGSPMAWQAADSIAARLTGGKMPHAPLKYFNQCISLGRKEGLIQYVTGDDRSVNAVLTGRIAAVYKELICKGAAWGVANPMLGMPTRRRRLVHEAISDSLAEALA; from the coding sequence ATGCAGCATCGCATCGTCGTCCTCGGCGCCGGCTACTCCGGCGCCATCGCCGCCGGCCGCCTCGCCAAGCGGCTGCACCGTGACGAGGTGGCCATCACACTGGTGAACGCCGAGCCCGACTTCGTCGAGCGCGTCCGGATGCACCAGGTCGCGACCGGCCAGACCCTCAAGCACCGGCCGTTCCGCGAGATGTTCGCGGGCAGCGGCGTCGACCTCAAGATCGCCAAGGTCACGAACGTCGACGTCGACCGCAGGACCGTGTCCGTCACCGGCTCCAGCGGCGTCGAGACCCTCTCCTATGACACCCTCGTGTACGCACTGGGCAGCGGCTGGAACGCGCAGGGCGTACCGGGGACCACCGAGTTCGCTGAGGAACTCGCGAGCCGGCCGGGCGCGCTTCGCCTGCGCCAGCGGCTCACCGCGCTCGGGGCCGGGCAGCCCGTCGCAGTCGTCGGCGGCGGCCTGACCAGTGTGGAAGCGGTCACTGAGATCGCCGAGGCTCGGCCGGACCTGGACATCAGCCTGGTGGTCCGGGGCGCTCTCGGCGACTGGCTCTCGGCGAAGGGTCAGGGCCATCTGCGGAAGGTCCTCGGCAAGCTCGGCATCACCGTGCACGAGCACGCACAGGTCACCCAGGTCGCAGCCGACACCGTCGCGACTGCCGACGGACGGTCGATCCCGGCCGCCGTCACCGTGTGGACCGCCGGGTTCGCCGTGCACCCCATCGCCGCGGCGTCCACGCTCGACGTCACCGAGACCGGTCAGATCGTGGTCGACGACACGATGCGCTCGGTCTCCCACCCCGACGTGTACGCCGTCGGCGATGCCGCGTACGCGATGGGCGTGGGCGGCAAGCCGCTGCGCATGTCCTGCGCCTCCGGTTCCCCGATGGCCTGGCAGGCGGCGGACTCGATCGCGGCCCGGCTGACCGGCGGGAAGATGCCGCACGCGCCGCTGAAGTACTTCAACCAGTGCATCTCGCTCGGCCGCAAGGAGGGCCTGATCCAGTACGTCACGGGCGACGACCGGTCGGTGAACGCCGTCCTCACCGGCCGAATCGCCGCCGTGTACAAGGAACTCATCTGCAAGGGCGCTGCCTGGGGCGTGGCGAACCCGATGCTCGGTATGCCCACCCGGCGTCGCCGCCTCGTCCACGAGGCGATCTCGGACAGCCTCGCCGAAGCCCTCGCCTGA
- a CDS encoding HelD family protein, which yields MPDARTLEIEAEQKHVDRVYERVEFVRAQAKELEHEAYGRAAAGPKTGLVERDAMVHRASAQLRSLDAEAEGLVFGRLDFDDGEAYHIGRLGLRDDDMEPLLVDWRAPAAAPFYRATTGDPLGVVRRRVIISRGSEVIDLDDDVLTPDRAGDLRVLGEGALLAALRRSRGPQMRDIVTTIQKEQDEAIRAPARGVTLITGGPGTGKTQVALHRAAYLLYTDRGKFADGRVLVVGPSTVFTNYISRVLPALGEDSVHLRALGELAPGVTATRRDNAAVAAVKGDVRMLAVLADLMWQAPPEAPDRLKLVYSGQVLTLTTAELDTVRQRVRRQGQAESVPPNGAAAIASAELAAALWSKLDMPALERDLFGEDVVDRPEFQRFLAAWWPPLRPAPVLSWLLDVERITGLTPAEAATLSESYHVNNDWSVDDVPLLDELSLMLGEPPRKARPAAPAARLRELTTGPQVVETFVLSISLNDGWNLYAPGHPTPIANAGPSIDNDAVLAAQRWAEAVVLREGHKVVSWIDGFDPYGEDGYVPVLADPLPVQEADEAPVEPPYAHVILDEAQDLSPMECRMIARRSEYASMTIVGDLGQATHPLAAPTWPDLLLRLGRREAHTLELNTGYRVPEAISSYAAGFLAPGIAPTQSYRDGGSLTIQPVGDLADGVREAVAAAPEGSTVAVIAADASLPVLAPVVPDGVALVPASLVKGLEYDHVVVVEPADIVAAEPRGYARLYVSLTRAVAGLVVLHHRPLPTPLSARS from the coding sequence GTGCCTGACGCCAGAACACTGGAGATCGAAGCCGAGCAGAAGCACGTCGATCGGGTCTACGAACGAGTCGAGTTCGTCCGGGCCCAAGCCAAGGAACTGGAGCACGAGGCGTACGGCCGAGCCGCTGCCGGCCCGAAGACCGGCCTCGTCGAACGGGACGCCATGGTCCATCGCGCCAGCGCGCAACTGCGCTCACTGGACGCCGAGGCCGAAGGGCTGGTCTTCGGCCGGCTCGACTTCGACGACGGCGAGGCGTACCACATCGGTCGCCTGGGCCTGCGCGACGACGACATGGAACCGCTGCTCGTGGACTGGCGCGCCCCGGCGGCCGCGCCGTTCTACCGGGCGACCACCGGCGACCCGCTCGGCGTCGTGCGTCGTCGGGTGATCATCAGCCGGGGCTCGGAGGTGATCGATCTCGACGACGACGTGCTGACCCCCGACCGGGCCGGTGACCTGCGTGTACTCGGCGAAGGCGCGTTGCTCGCGGCGCTGCGCCGATCGCGCGGGCCGCAGATGCGCGACATCGTCACCACCATCCAGAAGGAGCAGGACGAGGCGATCCGGGCGCCCGCGCGCGGCGTCACGCTGATCACCGGCGGTCCCGGCACCGGCAAGACACAGGTCGCGCTGCACCGCGCGGCGTACCTGCTCTACACCGATCGCGGCAAGTTCGCCGACGGGCGCGTCCTGGTGGTCGGCCCGTCCACTGTGTTCACCAACTACATCAGCCGTGTCCTGCCCGCGTTGGGTGAAGACAGCGTTCATCTGCGGGCGCTGGGCGAGCTGGCCCCGGGGGTCACCGCCACGCGGCGCGACAACGCGGCGGTGGCGGCGGTCAAGGGCGACGTGCGGATGCTCGCGGTCCTCGCCGATCTCATGTGGCAGGCCCCGCCCGAGGCTCCCGACCGGCTCAAACTCGTCTACTCCGGCCAGGTGCTGACTCTCACGACCGCGGAACTCGATACCGTTCGCCAACGGGTACGCCGACAGGGGCAAGCGGAGTCGGTGCCGCCCAACGGCGCGGCCGCCATCGCGTCAGCCGAGCTGGCGGCGGCGTTATGGTCCAAACTGGACATGCCCGCGCTGGAGCGCGACCTCTTCGGAGAAGACGTCGTCGACCGGCCCGAGTTCCAGCGGTTCCTGGCGGCGTGGTGGCCGCCGCTGCGCCCGGCCCCGGTGCTGTCCTGGCTGCTCGACGTCGAGCGGATCACCGGGCTGACTCCGGCCGAAGCGGCGACGTTGTCCGAGTCCTACCACGTGAACAACGACTGGTCCGTGGACGACGTCCCGCTGCTCGACGAACTGTCGCTGATGCTCGGTGAGCCGCCGCGCAAGGCTCGGCCCGCCGCGCCCGCCGCCCGGCTGCGCGAACTGACCACGGGACCGCAGGTGGTCGAGACGTTCGTGCTCAGCATCAGCCTCAACGACGGCTGGAACCTGTACGCCCCAGGCCATCCGACGCCGATCGCCAACGCCGGGCCGAGCATCGACAACGACGCGGTCCTGGCCGCCCAGCGCTGGGCCGAGGCGGTCGTTCTGCGCGAGGGGCACAAGGTCGTCAGCTGGATCGACGGCTTCGACCCGTACGGCGAGGACGGCTACGTTCCCGTGCTCGCCGATCCGCTGCCCGTCCAGGAGGCGGACGAGGCTCCGGTGGAACCGCCGTACGCCCACGTCATCCTCGACGAGGCGCAGGATCTGTCGCCGATGGAGTGCCGGATGATCGCCCGCCGCTCCGAGTACGCCTCGATGACGATCGTCGGCGACCTCGGCCAGGCGACCCATCCGCTGGCCGCGCCGACCTGGCCGGACCTCCTGCTCCGGTTGGGCCGCCGGGAGGCGCACACCCTGGAGCTGAACACCGGATATCGGGTCCCGGAGGCGATCTCCTCGTACGCCGCGGGCTTCCTCGCGCCCGGGATCGCCCCGACACAGTCCTATCGCGACGGTGGATCGCTGACGATCCAGCCCGTCGGCGACCTGGCGGACGGCGTACGCGAGGCGGTCGCGGCGGCGCCCGAGGGCAGCACGGTGGCCGTCATCGCCGCCGACGCGTCGCTTCCCGTCCTGGCGCCGGTCGTCCCGGACGGGGTGGCGCTGGTGCCGGCCAGCCTGGTCAAGGGCCTGGAATACGACCACGTCGTGGTGGTCGAACCGGCCGACATCGTGGCAGCCGAACCCCGCGGGTACGCCCGGCTCTACGTGTCCCTCACCCGGGCGGTGGCCGGACTCGTCGTGCTCCACCACCGCCCCCTCCCCACCCCGCTTTCCGCGCGATCATGA
- a CDS encoding class I SAM-dependent methyltransferase, with protein sequence MFTATYWDERYGSADRVWSGNPNPHLVTVASDLTPGTALDVGSGEGADAIWLARQGWQVTGVDISEVALRRAAEAAGPDLADQLTWQQADIFTWAPEKAAYDLVAAHFVHLPWEDLQALHRRLADAVKPGGTILIVGHHPSDIEAIQRPAHVAVLMNTAEQLATTLDADEWEIEATNPGRPFTDPDGNEVTLHDAVVRAVKRG encoded by the coding sequence ATGTTCACGGCGACGTACTGGGACGAGCGGTACGGCTCGGCCGACCGCGTGTGGAGCGGGAACCCGAACCCGCACCTCGTCACCGTCGCGTCCGACCTGACGCCCGGCACCGCGCTGGACGTCGGCAGCGGCGAGGGTGCCGACGCCATCTGGCTCGCACGCCAGGGCTGGCAGGTCACCGGCGTCGACATCTCCGAGGTCGCGTTGCGACGGGCGGCCGAGGCGGCGGGTCCCGACCTGGCCGACCAGCTCACCTGGCAGCAGGCCGACATCTTCACCTGGGCCCCGGAGAAGGCGGCGTACGACCTGGTGGCGGCGCATTTCGTACACCTGCCGTGGGAGGACCTCCAGGCGTTGCACCGGCGCTTGGCGGACGCGGTCAAGCCGGGCGGGACGATCTTGATCGTCGGGCATCACCCGTCGGACATCGAGGCGATCCAGCGTCCGGCGCACGTGGCCGTCTTGATGAACACCGCCGAGCAGCTGGCGACGACGCTCGACGCCGACGAGTGGGAGATCGAGGCGACCAATCCGGGACGCCCGTTCACCGATCCCGACGGGAACGAAGTGACCCTCCACGACGCGGTCGTCCGAGCAGTGAAAAGGGGGTAG
- a CDS encoding ABC transporter substrate-binding protein has product MQLRKAVSAVAVASLTALLAACGGGGDSGDDKATVTMWIYPVVVDETQHRAYWSQTVDAFKAQNPNIDVKVEIFPWANRDESLTTAIAGNKGPDVVYLIPDQIPKYATAIEPMDSHLDASAKADYLENVTKSVTIDNKLMGAPILTSALSLLCNKKVFAAAGQTAYPKTWDDVKAMAPAFKAKGYDMISYDGDVKTTLNVTFYPLLWQAGGDVFAADGKSVAFDQAPGVQALTFLKDMVDGGYINKGPVTTSPAIEQSRLAQNKVACSWSVTPADVTKFWGKDNIQVLPPLTNAKQVTYGTVGSLVMLKGSKNKTAAAKWVNFATSAANVKTYDTASGFFSPIKSTGALYANDPVLAEAEKNTQYATVGPLQVKSRDVMGALAPEIQAALLGQKTPEQALKDAAKAANAMLG; this is encoded by the coding sequence ATGCAACTTCGCAAGGCTGTGTCGGCCGTCGCCGTCGCATCGTTGACGGCGCTGCTGGCCGCGTGCGGCGGCGGAGGCGACTCCGGCGACGACAAGGCCACGGTCACCATGTGGATCTACCCCGTCGTCGTCGACGAGACCCAGCACCGCGCGTACTGGTCCCAGACGGTCGACGCGTTCAAGGCGCAGAACCCGAATATCGACGTCAAGGTCGAGATCTTCCCGTGGGCCAACCGCGACGAGTCGTTGACCACGGCGATCGCCGGGAACAAGGGTCCCGACGTCGTCTACCTGATCCCGGACCAGATCCCCAAGTACGCCACCGCGATCGAGCCGATGGACTCGCACCTCGACGCCTCGGCCAAGGCCGACTACCTCGAGAACGTGACCAAGTCGGTCACGATCGACAACAAGCTCATGGGCGCGCCGATCCTCACTTCGGCGTTGTCGTTGCTCTGCAACAAGAAGGTGTTCGCGGCGGCCGGGCAGACGGCGTACCCGAAGACCTGGGACGACGTGAAGGCGATGGCCCCGGCGTTCAAGGCCAAGGGCTACGACATGATCTCCTACGACGGCGACGTGAAGACCACCCTGAACGTGACGTTCTACCCGCTGCTCTGGCAGGCCGGCGGGGACGTCTTCGCCGCCGACGGCAAGTCGGTCGCCTTCGACCAGGCGCCCGGCGTACAGGCCCTCACCTTCCTGAAGGACATGGTGGACGGCGGATACATCAACAAGGGCCCGGTCACCACCAGCCCGGCGATCGAGCAGAGCCGGCTGGCCCAGAACAAGGTGGCCTGTTCCTGGAGCGTCACCCCGGCCGACGTCACGAAGTTCTGGGGCAAGGACAACATCCAGGTCCTGCCGCCGCTGACCAACGCCAAGCAGGTCACCTACGGCACCGTCGGCTCGCTGGTGATGCTGAAGGGGTCGAAGAACAAGACGGCCGCGGCCAAGTGGGTCAACTTCGCCACCTCCGCCGCCAACGTGAAGACGTACGACACGGCGTCGGGCTTCTTCTCGCCGATCAAGTCCACCGGCGCCCTGTACGCCAACGACCCGGTGCTCGCCGAGGCCGAGAAGAACACGCAGTACGCCACGGTCGGCCCGCTGCAGGTGAAGTCCCGGGACGTCATGGGCGCCCTGGCCCCGGAGATCCAGGCCGCGCTGCTGGGCCAGAAGACTCCGGAGCAGGCGCTCAAGGACGCGGCGAAGGCCGCCAACGCGATGCTGGGCTAA
- a CDS encoding carbohydrate ABC transporter permease — translation MTTTASAREPVATSPAPARKRAGARFLRPEARNGLLLVLPAFLLFVLFRFGPAIAGGILSFTDYTLGGETEWTGLANFERLVHDDRFWDSLRVTVVYSLLAVPGSIIVSVAMAMLVRRTFRGVRLFRSIFFLPVVTSLVLAGIIFTWIFSEDGPWSSLLRAVGFEGGSWLADSVLVLPALVVVSIWTRFGYGMLIVLARLQDIPRELEEAAHVDGAGPWQTFRHIILPQLKPALFFLGVLETTVAFQAFDTIWVMTGGGPGRASRTLVIELYDQGFRNFDQDYAATIGVALFVMTLIVALIQRLIMGRDK, via the coding sequence ATGACCACCACCGCCTCGGCGCGCGAGCCTGTCGCGACGAGCCCCGCCCCGGCGCGCAAGCGCGCCGGGGCACGGTTCTTGCGGCCCGAGGCACGCAACGGCCTGCTGCTCGTGCTCCCCGCTTTCCTGCTGTTCGTGCTCTTCCGGTTCGGCCCGGCGATCGCCGGGGGCATCCTGAGCTTCACCGACTACACGCTCGGCGGCGAGACCGAGTGGACCGGTCTGGCCAACTTCGAGCGGCTCGTCCACGACGATCGGTTCTGGGACTCGCTGCGGGTCACCGTCGTCTACTCGTTGCTCGCCGTGCCCGGTTCGATCATCGTCTCCGTCGCGATGGCGATGCTGGTCCGCCGGACCTTCCGGGGCGTACGCCTGTTCCGGTCGATCTTCTTCCTGCCGGTGGTCACCAGCCTGGTGCTCGCCGGCATCATCTTCACCTGGATCTTCAGCGAGGACGGCCCTTGGTCGTCGCTGCTGCGCGCGGTCGGCTTCGAGGGCGGCTCGTGGCTGGCCGACAGCGTCCTCGTGTTGCCGGCGCTGGTCGTGGTCAGCATCTGGACCCGGTTCGGCTACGGCATGCTGATCGTCCTGGCCCGGTTGCAGGACATCCCCCGGGAGCTGGAGGAGGCCGCGCACGTCGACGGGGCGGGCCCATGGCAGACCTTCCGGCACATCATCCTGCCGCAGCTCAAGCCGGCGCTGTTCTTCCTGGGCGTGCTGGAGACGACGGTCGCCTTCCAGGCGTTCGACACGATCTGGGTGATGACCGGCGGCGGCCCCGGCCGGGCCAGCCGGACCCTGGTCATCGAGCTGTACGACCAGGGCTTCCGCAACTTCGACCAGGACTACGCGGCGACCATCGGGGTGGCGCTGTTCGTGATGACCCTGATCGTCGCGCTGATCCAACGCCTGATCATGGGGAGGGACAAGTGA
- a CDS encoding carbohydrate ABC transporter permease, whose amino-acid sequence MSGLRKAGRATVLFLAAVVTLFPFYAMLVLSFKPIGPVTLPGSLLPGGLSLEAYEQVLGTASLARWLLNTAVYAIVSVVGVLALSMLAGYAFAKKRFPGKETMFWSFVAMLMVPYHVTLIPLFILIADWGGVDTYWGLIIPTLANAQAVFLMRQFISTLPDELFEAARLDGCGELRILWSLVLPLTKPILATLGVFVFLWHWNDYLWPLVIGQSEEMRTLTVGIASLQAERVPLNVVMAGSVVAFVPIFMAYLIGQRYFVEGVTTTGMKG is encoded by the coding sequence GTGAGCGGACTCCGCAAAGCGGGACGGGCGACCGTCCTGTTCCTCGCCGCCGTCGTGACGCTGTTCCCGTTCTACGCGATGCTCGTGCTCTCGTTCAAGCCGATCGGCCCGGTGACGCTGCCGGGCAGCCTGTTGCCGGGCGGGCTGTCGCTGGAGGCGTACGAGCAGGTCCTGGGCACGGCAAGCCTGGCGCGCTGGCTGCTCAACACCGCCGTGTACGCGATCGTCTCCGTGGTCGGCGTCCTCGCGTTGTCGATGCTCGCCGGGTACGCCTTCGCGAAGAAGCGCTTCCCCGGCAAGGAGACCATGTTCTGGTCCTTCGTCGCGATGCTGATGGTGCCCTATCACGTGACCCTGATCCCGCTGTTCATCCTGATCGCGGACTGGGGCGGGGTGGACACCTACTGGGGTCTGATCATCCCGACGCTGGCCAACGCGCAGGCCGTCTTCCTGATGCGCCAGTTCATCAGCACGCTGCCCGACGAGTTGTTCGAGGCGGCCCGCCTCGACGGCTGCGGCGAGCTGCGCATCCTGTGGTCGCTGGTGTTGCCGCTGACCAAACCGATCCTGGCCACCCTCGGCGTGTTCGTCTTCCTGTGGCACTGGAACGACTATCTGTGGCCACTGGTCATCGGGCAGAGCGAGGAGATGCGCACGCTCACCGTCGGCATCGCCTCGCTGCAGGCCGAACGGGTTCCGCTGAACGTCGTCATGGCCGGATCGGTCGTCGCGTTCGTGCCGATCTTCATGGCGTACCTGATCGGGCAGCGGTATTTCGTCGAGGGTGTCACGACCACGGGCATGAAGGGATGA
- a CDS encoding hydroxyacid dehydrogenase yields the protein MIAVDVPPGLRELFFPDDLWARLRALGPLTDRLTADTTVAVTSWPSPPISAELLAASPRLGLVAHTGATLRPYVTDEAFAYGVRFTQAGAAMAHAVAEQALALTLALLHRVHRFDHALRTGVAWTAAKQAPPRRELRDCPVGVIGASRTGRAYVRLVRALGARVVVTDPYLGPAEATELGVRVVPLDELLTGSRVVALHAPVLPETRGMLGVRELSLLQSGAVLVNTARSALVDMPALYHLVRTEHVDAALDVFDEEPLPVDHPLRGLPNVLLTPHEAGGTLEARRRAGEIVIGEITRFLGGRPLEHEVTSAALARMG from the coding sequence ATGATCGCCGTCGACGTCCCGCCAGGACTTCGGGAGCTGTTCTTCCCCGACGACCTGTGGGCTCGGCTGCGCGCGCTGGGGCCGCTCACCGATCGACTCACGGCCGACACGACGGTCGCGGTGACGAGCTGGCCGTCGCCGCCGATCTCGGCCGAACTGCTCGCAGCGTCGCCGCGACTGGGCCTGGTCGCGCATACGGGGGCGACGCTGCGGCCCTACGTCACCGACGAGGCGTTCGCCTACGGCGTGCGCTTCACCCAGGCGGGGGCCGCGATGGCCCACGCCGTCGCGGAGCAGGCGCTCGCGCTCACCTTGGCGCTGCTGCACCGCGTGCACCGGTTCGACCACGCCCTGCGTACCGGGGTCGCCTGGACGGCGGCCAAGCAGGCCCCGCCTCGCCGCGAGCTGCGGGACTGCCCGGTGGGCGTGATCGGAGCGTCGCGCACCGGCCGGGCTTACGTCCGGCTGGTGCGCGCGCTCGGCGCCCGGGTCGTGGTCACCGATCCGTATCTCGGTCCGGCTGAGGCCACCGAGCTGGGCGTGCGGGTGGTTCCGCTGGACGAGCTGCTGACCGGTTCGCGGGTGGTCGCGCTCCACGCTCCCGTGCTCCCAGAGACCCGGGGCATGCTCGGCGTCCGCGAGCTGTCCCTGCTTCAGTCCGGCGCGGTGCTGGTCAACACGGCCCGCTCGGCCTTGGTGGACATGCCGGCTCTCTATCACCTGGTACGCACAGAGCACGTGGACGCGGCGCTGGACGTGTTCGACGAGGAACCCCTGCCGGTGGACCATCCGCTGCGCGGGCTGCCGAACGTGCTCCTGACCCCGCACGAGGCGGGCGGCACCCTGGAAGCCCGGCGGCGGGCGGGCGAGATCGTGATCGGCGAGATCACCCGGTTCCTCGGCGGCCGGCCACTGGAGCACGAGGTCACCTCGGCGGCCCTGGCCCGGATGGGGTGA
- a CDS encoding Gfo/Idh/MocA family protein, translated as MIALAGLATSHPYTDARTLATRSALAVWEPDAQRLARFRAEHPDAEVFDDLTALLDAKPDGVVLTVPTPQVAPALAAVLDRDLPCFVNKPAAATARQLAVLDPVVSRAPHRVLSSSVLRFAPQFEEFRARYAGDSAAILSVRATVRHSVQPWAEGLNPWQDDPAEGGGTLVTMGIHGVELLVALLGPEVTVAGAVSAVRRYRSLRSEDTGLIALGWPGGPVGAIEVLGVTDDEAYAVTVETAEGPHTMTLTGGDDPETALGYRGTIAAFLSMVAGEPSPVRWTETRAVLSVLATARAMTR; from the coding sequence GTGATCGCTCTCGCCGGGCTGGCCACGAGCCACCCCTACACCGACGCCCGTACGCTCGCCACCCGGTCGGCGCTGGCGGTGTGGGAGCCGGACGCGCAGCGACTGGCCCGCTTCCGGGCCGAGCATCCCGACGCCGAGGTCTTCGACGACCTGACGGCGTTGCTGGACGCGAAGCCGGACGGGGTGGTGCTGACGGTGCCGACGCCGCAGGTCGCTCCCGCGCTGGCCGCGGTGCTCGACCGGGACCTGCCGTGCTTCGTGAACAAGCCCGCCGCGGCGACGGCCCGGCAGTTGGCCGTGCTGGATCCGGTCGTCTCCCGGGCGCCGCACCGAGTGCTGTCCAGTTCGGTCCTACGGTTCGCTCCCCAGTTCGAGGAGTTTCGTGCCCGGTACGCCGGCGACTCCGCCGCGATCCTGTCGGTACGCGCGACGGTCCGGCATTCGGTCCAGCCGTGGGCCGAGGGGCTCAATCCGTGGCAGGACGACCCCGCCGAGGGTGGCGGAACCCTGGTCACCATGGGCATTCACGGCGTCGAGCTGCTGGTCGCCCTGCTGGGCCCGGAGGTGACCGTGGCGGGGGCGGTGTCGGCCGTCCGCCGTTATCGGTCGCTGCGCTCGGAGGACACCGGGCTCATCGCGCTGGGCTGGCCGGGTGGCCCGGTCGGCGCGATCGAGGTGCTCGGCGTGACCGACGACGAGGCGTACGCCGTGACGGTGGAGACGGCCGAAGGCCCGCACACCATGACGCTGACCGGCGGTGACGATCCCGAGACGGCGCTGGGCTATCGGGGCACGATCGCGGCGTTCCTCAGCATGGTCGCGGGTGAGCCGAGTCCGGTGCGCTGGACCGAAACCCGGGCGGTGCTGTCGGTCCTGGCGACCGCTCGCGCGATGACCCGGTAG